Within Syntrophorhabdaceae bacterium, the genomic segment GGGAATCGATGGTCTCGGCCTTGAGCAAGAAAGTGAAAAAGGGCGTGACCTTTGTCCGTACCGACCCCAATACCTTCGGCCTGAAGGGGCGCTGAAGCGATACCGGTGGAGAGCTTCGCCCTCTGTCATCTGCCCATTGTGAAGGAGTATGCCTCGCGTATAGGGCTGGTGGAACGTGTTAACCGGATGCTCGCAAGCCGCATGCACGTCGGCCCCGGGAAGGTGCTTCTCGGGCTGGTGATGAACCTCCTCTCCGGGCGGTCACCGCTCTACCGTGTGGAAGAGTTCTTCCGTAGCCGGGACGTGGCGCTCCTCCTCGGAGAGGATATGACCGCAGGGGTTTTGAGCGACGACACCATCGGGCGGGTGCTGGACCGCATCTACGCATACGGCACCTGGAAGATCTTCTCCGAGGTTTGCTTAGAGGCATTTCGGAACTTCCACGTTGACGCATCCGTGGTGCACCAGGACACGACCTCCGTCAGCGTATGGGGTGAGTACCGACCCGCACCCGGCGACCCCATCCATATCACCAACGGGTTCAGCAAGGACAAACGCCCGGACCTCAAGCAGTTTGTCCTCTCCCTGCTCTGCGTGGAGGGCAACCTCCCCTTTCACGCGGGGATCCTGGACGGGAATGCGTCGGACAAGACAACCAACGGGAGGGTCCTCACCGAGCTCCCCCGCATCATGGCACGCCACGGGTTACCGGCGTTCATCTACGTGGCCGATAGCGCCCTGATCACCAACGATAACCTTGCCCTCATGACGGAGGGCGTGGATTTCATCGCCCGACTGCCGGAGAACTTCGGCGCCTGCGGCAGACTCATCAGCGCTGCCGTTGCCTCTGGTTCCTGGCAAGATGTGGGACGCCTTACGCACCGGAACGTCAAGGGCAAGGAGGTGGCCGCCCGTTACCGTCTCAAGGAGGAGAGCCTCCACCTTTACGGGAGGACCTATCGGGCAGTCGTGGTCCACTCCGATGTCCATGACCGGCGGCGGCAGAAGCGTATCGACAGCGCTATCCGCAAAGACGCATCCCTCGTGAAGGCTACGGCCAGCACGCTCACCCGGAAGGAGTTCTTCTGCCTCCCTGATGCCCAGGCGGCGGCAGAAGCTCTTAAGGATGGTGCTCTGCACCGGGTCTCCTCTTCGATTGAGAGCCGCTCCGTGTATGGCCGGGGCCGGCCGAGTAAGAGCGGGATCCGACCCGTGAAGGGCATCCGCTACCGGGTGCTGGCAGCGGTGAGCGAGAACAGGACAGCCGTTGATAAGCTCAGGGAGGAGGCCGGCTGTTTTGTCCTTCTGACCACCGTGCCCGTGGGAAAAAAACGAGGACGTGACATCCTTAGGATCTACAAGGAGCAGGACGGGATCGAGCGAAACTTTGCCTTTCTCAAGGATCCGCTCGTCGCCAACGACGTGTTCCTCAAGAAGCCGCACCGCATCGAGGCCATGGGGCTGGTGCTCGTGCTCTCGCTGCTCCTTTGGCGCCTCATGGAGCGGACCATGAGAAGGAAAGCCAGGGAGGACAAGATCACACTCCAGGGTTGGAATAATACGGATACGACAAGACCCACGTCCTTCATGA encodes:
- a CDS encoding IS1634 family transposase; translation: MESFALCHLPIVKEYASRIGLVERVNRMLASRMHVGPGKVLLGLVMNLLSGRSPLYRVEEFFRSRDVALLLGEDMTAGVLSDDTIGRVLDRIYAYGTWKIFSEVCLEAFRNFHVDASVVHQDTTSVSVWGEYRPAPGDPIHITNGFSKDKRPDLKQFVLSLLCVEGNLPFHAGILDGNASDKTTNGRVLTELPRIMARHGLPAFIYVADSALITNDNLALMTEGVDFIARLPENFGACGRLISAAVASGSWQDVGRLTHRNVKGKEVAARYRLKEESLHLYGRTYRAVVVHSDVHDRRRQKRIDSAIRKDASLVKATASTLTRKEFFCLPDAQAAAEALKDGALHRVSSSIESRSVYGRGRPSKSGIRPVKGIRYRVLAAVSENRTAVDKLREEAGCFVLLTTVPVGKKRGRDILRIYKEQDGIERNFAFLKDPLVANDVFLKKPHRIEAMGLVLVLSLLLWRLMERTMRRKAREDKITLQGWNNTDTTRPTSFMMVSKFSPVFVGMKEGRRFLFAPLDPVQRAYLTALDIHPAVFTEVNPRADRSRSRSP